Proteins found in one Gemmatimonadales bacterium genomic segment:
- a CDS encoding glycosyltransferase family 1 protein, with the protein MRALYFTDTYPPQVNGVSVVTHLSVRGLMARGWDVGVVAPEYPDTADVFGAAADQVVMTLPSIPCPAYPDLRLAAPSWARVRRLVREFRPDVVHCCTEFVIGWLGRRAARAAGLPIVTSYHTDFGRYLASYGVPVLSGVVDGYLTRFHRSAHQTLTPSGVVQRELVERGIRQAQVWGCGVDAETFRPDRATAECRGTLGGAGRFVFLHVGRLAPEKSVDRLLAGFARCREVLGDDIRLVIAGEGPSRPELERIAPPGVQFVGFLDRATRLAELYASADAFVFASETETLGLVLLEAMASGLPVVAVPAGGVADHLRHGVNGLAWKGGGAVDHLASHMVELATTPSLRESLAAGARATAAALTWDVELDRLDAIYRGLLPSRALPPSTLAPSVPVPIRV; encoded by the coding sequence GTGCGCGCACTGTACTTCACCGACACCTATCCGCCCCAGGTCAACGGGGTGTCCGTCGTCACGCATCTGTCCGTTCGGGGGCTGATGGCTCGGGGCTGGGACGTCGGCGTGGTGGCGCCCGAATATCCGGACACCGCGGACGTCTTCGGTGCGGCCGCCGATCAGGTCGTCATGACGCTGCCCAGCATTCCGTGTCCGGCATACCCTGATCTCCGGCTTGCGGCGCCGTCATGGGCCCGGGTCCGTCGCCTGGTGCGCGAGTTTCGTCCCGATGTGGTGCATTGCTGCACCGAGTTCGTGATCGGCTGGCTCGGTCGTCGCGCCGCACGGGCGGCGGGGCTGCCGATCGTCACGTCGTATCACACCGATTTTGGACGGTACCTCGCGTCGTATGGCGTCCCGGTGCTATCTGGCGTGGTCGACGGCTATCTGACCCGATTCCATCGCAGTGCGCACCAGACGCTGACGCCTTCCGGCGTGGTGCAGCGCGAGTTGGTCGAGCGGGGCATTCGGCAGGCGCAGGTGTGGGGTTGTGGTGTCGACGCCGAGACCTTTCGTCCCGACCGGGCGACGGCTGAATGTCGGGGGACCCTTGGCGGGGCGGGGCGATTCGTCTTCCTCCATGTCGGACGCCTGGCACCGGAAAAGAGCGTCGATCGGCTGCTGGCGGGATTTGCCCGGTGTCGCGAGGTCCTGGGCGACGATATTCGACTGGTGATCGCCGGCGAAGGACCGTCGCGACCGGAACTCGAGCGAATTGCTCCGCCGGGGGTCCAGTTCGTCGGCTTCCTCGATCGCGCGACCAGGCTGGCCGAGCTGTATGCCAGCGCGGATGCGTTTGTCTTTGCGTCTGAAACGGAAACGCTCGGCCTCGTCTTGCTCGAGGCCATGGCGAGCGGCCTGCCTGTTGTGGCCGTTCCGGCAGGCGGCGTGGCCGATCACCTGCGCCACGGCGTCAACGGCCTTGCCTGGAAGGGGGGCGGGGCGGTGGACCATCTGGCCAGTCACATGGTCGAGCTCGCGACCACGCCGAGCCTCCGAGAGTCGCTGGCCGCGGGTGCTCGGGCAACCGCCGCTGCCCTCACCTGGGATGTTGAACTCGACCGCCTCGACGCCATCTACCGCGGTTTGCTGCCGTCGCGCGCGCTGCCGCCATCGACGCTGGCGCCCTCGGTTCCGGTCCCGATCCGAGTCTGA
- a CDS encoding phosphatase PAP2 family protein gives MTTNLLGRLDAHDRRLFLRWSLGRDHSRLARGCWKGITGLGSAAFTIGAAIIPLLTGWLPQGTVWRVGLALAISHGIVQIIKRLVVRNRPSTYRPEHSLVADPDRFSFPSGHSASSFAVAAAYATIFPMATAPLIALGMLVGWSRVALGVHYPGDVLAGQLIAVLTVLALTL, from the coding sequence ATGACGACGAACCTGCTGGGTCGACTGGACGCCCATGACCGCCGTCTCTTCCTGCGGTGGTCGCTCGGTCGGGACCACTCTCGCCTGGCCCGTGGCTGCTGGAAGGGGATCACCGGACTCGGCTCCGCTGCCTTCACGATCGGCGCCGCAATCATCCCTCTCCTGACAGGCTGGCTGCCCCAAGGCACAGTCTGGCGTGTCGGCCTGGCACTGGCCATTTCCCACGGCATCGTCCAGATCATCAAGCGACTGGTGGTACGCAACCGCCCCTCGACGTACCGACCGGAACATTCGCTCGTCGCCGACCCTGACCGCTTCTCATTCCCGTCAGGACACTCGGCCTCGAGCTTCGCGGTGGCGGCAGCCTACGCCACGATCTTCCCGATGGCAACCGCTCCCCTGATTGCACTCGGCATGCTGGTCGGCTGGAGTCGGGTAGCGCTTGGTGTGCACTATCCGGGCGACGTGCTCGCCGGGCAGCTCATTGCGGTGCTGACGGTCCTGGCCCTGACGCTGTAG
- a CDS encoding PHP domain-containing protein — MSQVADLHAHSTASDGINPPAEVVRLAAGAGLAAIALTDHDTVNGVAEARAEGEALGIRVISGCEFSVLGDWGEMHLLAYGMPEGHAELEATFRRMRTNRDDRGRAMVAAIVKCGIPIDYAEVEGAAAGAPIGRPHVARVLVKRGVVRTIDEAFVRFLGRGKPGYVGKVLPTLEEITDLIRRVGGVSSLAHPRDRATRATLQSFQARGLDGVEVRHPSHSPSVRTELEQVARGLGLLMTGGSDSHGEVSPSATHNLVGGERIPIEWVDAIETLAASRRS; from the coding sequence TTGAGTCAAGTCGCCGATCTTCACGCGCATAGCACGGCCTCCGACGGGATCAATCCGCCCGCGGAGGTCGTTCGTCTTGCTGCCGGGGCAGGGCTCGCCGCGATTGCCCTGACCGATCACGACACCGTCAACGGAGTTGCGGAGGCCCGCGCCGAGGGGGAGGCACTGGGGATTCGGGTCATCTCGGGCTGCGAGTTCTCGGTCCTCGGTGACTGGGGCGAGATGCACCTTCTTGCCTATGGAATGCCGGAAGGACATGCCGAGCTGGAGGCGACGTTCCGGCGGATGCGCACGAACCGGGATGATCGGGGCCGGGCAATGGTTGCCGCGATTGTGAAATGCGGGATCCCGATCGACTATGCCGAGGTCGAGGGTGCCGCGGCGGGTGCGCCGATCGGTCGCCCGCATGTGGCCCGCGTGCTGGTTAAGCGTGGTGTGGTCCGCACCATCGACGAGGCCTTCGTTCGCTTCCTTGGCCGCGGCAAACCCGGCTACGTCGGGAAGGTATTGCCCACCTTGGAGGAGATTACGGATCTGATCCGTCGGGTCGGCGGCGTTTCGTCGCTGGCCCATCCTCGGGATCGGGCCACGCGTGCCACGTTGCAGAGCTTTCAGGCGCGCGGCCTGGACGGCGTCGAGGTCCGACATCCGAGTCACAGCCCGAGCGTTCGCACCGAACTGGAACAGGTGGCGCGGGGGCTTGGCCTCCTGATGACGGGGGGGAGCGACTCCCACGGCGAGGTCTCGCCGAGTGCGACCCACAACCTGGTTGGCGGGGAACGGATCCCGATCGAATGGGTGGACGCGATCGAGACGCTCGCGGCGAGCCGGCGCAGCTGA
- a CDS encoding 2-oxo acid dehydrogenase subunit E2, with product MARIDVVMPQMGESIAEGTLSKWLKKVGDTVKRDEPIFEISTDKVDAEIPAPSAGVLAEILVTEGQTVPIQTVVARLETEAGAVAAPAASAPAPAAPAAATAPAAAAPAAPAKSAAPAAPAVAPADESLEDRLRRRSTPVVRKIAAEHGLDIATIPGSGLAGRVTKQDVLSFIESGGDGKTAPAAQPSAPAAAPVAAATPAAPPAGGVAVIPGPVVEPWDGDRVEQWSRIRKLTADHMIMSRRVSPHVSSLIEIDYTRVAQVRAKRKAEFAERGVNLTFLSFVIKAVAENLRQHPIVNSAVMGESTIFRREVNIGIAVALDWGLIVPVVRHADELNLLGLARAIQDLADRARNKKLTPDEVQKGTFTVTNPGVFGTVVGLPIINQPQSAILAVGAIEKQPAVITQPDGTDTIAIRTKGILALSFDHRVVDGADADRFLADVKKSLHTVPDNA from the coding sequence ATGGCGCGAATCGACGTAGTGATGCCGCAGATGGGTGAATCGATTGCCGAGGGCACCCTGTCCAAGTGGCTCAAGAAGGTCGGTGATACGGTCAAGCGCGACGAACCGATCTTTGAGATCTCGACGGATAAGGTCGATGCCGAGATTCCAGCACCGAGTGCCGGCGTCCTTGCAGAGATCCTGGTGACCGAGGGACAGACGGTTCCGATTCAGACGGTAGTCGCTCGTCTCGAGACCGAGGCCGGTGCGGTCGCGGCTCCAGCGGCGTCTGCGCCGGCTCCGGCAGCGCCGGCTGCTGCGACCGCGCCTGCGGCCGCGGCTCCGGCAGCGCCGGCCAAGTCTGCCGCGCCGGCAGCGCCAGCAGTCGCGCCCGCGGATGAGTCGCTCGAGGATCGGCTGCGCCGTCGGTCGACACCGGTGGTGCGGAAGATTGCGGCAGAGCACGGACTCGACATCGCCACGATCCCCGGTTCCGGGCTGGCGGGTCGGGTGACCAAGCAGGACGTTCTCAGCTTCATCGAGTCGGGTGGAGACGGTAAGACCGCGCCGGCTGCGCAGCCGAGTGCGCCTGCTGCGGCGCCGGTGGCGGCGGCCACGCCCGCGGCTCCGCCGGCTGGTGGTGTCGCCGTGATTCCCGGACCGGTGGTCGAGCCCTGGGACGGCGACCGGGTCGAGCAGTGGTCGCGGATCCGCAAGCTGACTGCCGATCACATGATCATGTCGCGGCGCGTCTCGCCGCACGTCTCGAGTCTGATCGAGATCGACTACACCCGGGTCGCACAGGTGCGCGCGAAGCGAAAGGCCGAGTTTGCGGAGCGTGGCGTCAACTTGACGTTCCTGTCGTTCGTGATCAAGGCTGTAGCCGAGAATCTCCGCCAGCATCCGATCGTCAACTCGGCCGTGATGGGCGAGTCGACCATCTTCCGCCGGGAGGTCAACATCGGGATTGCGGTCGCCCTCGATTGGGGCCTGATCGTCCCGGTCGTGCGTCACGCCGATGAGCTCAACCTGCTCGGTCTGGCACGCGCCATTCAGGACCTGGCCGACCGGGCCCGGAACAAGAAGCTCACGCCGGACGAAGTTCAGAAGGGCACTTTCACGGTCACCAACCCCGGGGTGTTCGGCACGGTGGTTGGCCTGCCGATCATCAACCAGCCCCAATCGGCCATCCTGGCCGTCGGAGCGATCGAGAAGCAGCCGGCGGTCATTACCCAGCCCGACGGTACCGATACGATCGCGATCCGGACCAAGGGCATCCTGGCATTGTCGTTCGATCACCGGGTCGTGGACGGTGCGGACGCGGATCGGTTCCTGGCCGATGTGAAGAAGTCGCTGCACACCGTGCCCGACAACGCCTGA
- a CDS encoding alpha-ketoacid dehydrogenase subunit beta: MAERTYLEAIHDGLEEEMARDENVFMIGEDIGAFGGAFKVTDGFQKRFGGERVIDAPISEVAIVGAAAGAAHMGLRPVCEMQFIDFLSCAYSIITNYVATARYRADLKTPMVIRGPSGGYVRGGPFHSQNPEAGYLHTPGLKIVAPATARDAKGLIKAAVRDDDPVLYFEHKYLYRRIKDELPEGEEILTPIGKARVAREGKDLTIVTYSAMVWKALEAAERIAKEDGASVEVLDLRTLLPIDDAAIVASVKRTNRVLIVHEDTRTGGMAGEIAARINEQCFEWLDAPIRRVCAHDVPLPYAPTLEDFVLPQTDDIVKAARWMLAY, from the coding sequence ATGGCTGAGCGAACATATCTCGAGGCGATTCACGACGGGCTGGAGGAGGAAATGGCCCGCGACGAGAACGTCTTCATGATAGGCGAGGACATCGGAGCATTCGGCGGCGCCTTCAAGGTGACCGACGGGTTCCAGAAGCGCTTCGGCGGGGAACGGGTTATCGATGCGCCGATTTCCGAGGTGGCCATCGTCGGGGCAGCGGCCGGCGCGGCCCACATGGGCTTGCGGCCGGTCTGCGAGATGCAGTTCATCGACTTCCTGTCGTGCGCCTACTCGATCATCACGAACTATGTGGCGACGGCGCGGTACCGGGCTGACCTCAAAACTCCGATGGTGATTCGGGGTCCGTCCGGCGGCTACGTGCGGGGCGGCCCGTTTCATTCGCAGAACCCCGAGGCCGGGTACTTGCACACGCCTGGGCTCAAGATCGTTGCGCCCGCAACGGCGCGAGACGCCAAGGGCCTGATCAAGGCGGCTGTTCGGGATGATGATCCGGTGCTCTACTTCGAGCACAAGTATCTCTACCGTCGCATCAAAGACGAGTTGCCCGAGGGCGAGGAGATTCTCACCCCGATCGGCAAAGCGCGGGTGGCCCGTGAGGGCAAAGACCTGACCATCGTCACCTACTCGGCGATGGTCTGGAAGGCGCTCGAGGCGGCCGAGCGGATTGCCAAGGAAGACGGGGCGTCGGTCGAGGTTCTCGACCTGAGGACGCTGCTGCCGATCGACGATGCGGCCATCGTGGCGAGCGTGAAGCGGACCAATCGGGTCCTGATCGTGCACGAGGACACCCGGACCGGCGGTATGGCGGGGGAAATCGCGGCGCGCATCAATGAGCAGTGCTTCGAGTGGCTCGATGCCCCGATTCGTCGGGTCTGCGCGCACGACGTGCCGCTGCCCTACGCACCGACGCTGGAAGATTTTGTGCTGCCGCAGACGGATGACATCGTCAAGGCAGCGCGGTGGATGCTGGCTTACTGA
- a CDS encoding thiamine pyrophosphate-dependent dehydrogenase E1 component subunit alpha, with amino-acid sequence MAAPTTTPASTRPIPAGLTRTQLHELYYWMRLTRSLEEKLVNLYRQTKVVGGLFRSLGQEADSVGSAYALDRSKGDILSPLIRNLGSMLVQGATPVEVLRQYMAKAESPTRGRELNIHFNDLKRGFLGQISHLGDMVPVMCGVTMSFKMRREPRVGMVYIGDGAMSTGAFHEGINFAAVQKLPLVIICENNGYAYSTPMYKQTAVKFLVEKAAGYGVAGDQADGNDVLAVYETTKRAVDRARAGEGVTLIELITFRRKGHAEHDNQSYVTPEEIKAWEARDPIDLFVRQLGENGWATAAELSAMDERIIGEIDAAVALCEDEPFPAPESALGGVMASPDSAELEWYRRL; translated from the coding sequence ATGGCCGCTCCGACAACGACACCCGCATCAACCCGGCCGATCCCGGCCGGACTGACCCGGACGCAACTCCACGAGTTGTACTACTGGATGCGCCTCACACGGTCACTTGAAGAGAAACTGGTCAACCTTTATCGGCAGACCAAAGTCGTGGGCGGCTTGTTTCGCTCGCTTGGTCAGGAAGCCGATTCCGTCGGCAGCGCCTACGCGCTCGATCGGTCCAAGGGCGACATCCTCTCGCCGCTGATCCGTAACCTCGGATCGATGCTGGTGCAGGGTGCCACGCCGGTCGAAGTGCTGCGTCAGTACATGGCCAAGGCGGAGAGTCCGACCCGAGGCCGTGAGCTCAACATCCATTTCAACGATCTCAAGCGCGGTTTTCTTGGCCAGATCTCGCACCTGGGCGACATGGTTCCGGTGATGTGCGGGGTCACGATGTCGTTCAAGATGCGGCGCGAGCCACGGGTTGGGATGGTCTACATCGGGGACGGTGCCATGAGCACCGGAGCCTTTCACGAGGGAATCAACTTTGCGGCGGTGCAGAAGCTGCCGCTGGTGATCATCTGCGAGAACAACGGTTACGCCTACTCGACCCCGATGTACAAGCAGACGGCCGTCAAGTTCCTGGTTGAAAAGGCGGCCGGTTATGGGGTTGCCGGCGACCAGGCCGACGGCAACGACGTCCTGGCGGTCTATGAGACCACCAAGCGAGCAGTCGATCGGGCTCGGGCCGGTGAAGGGGTCACCCTGATCGAGCTGATCACGTTCCGTCGGAAGGGTCACGCCGAGCACGACAACCAGTCGTACGTGACGCCCGAGGAGATCAAGGCGTGGGAAGCGCGCGACCCGATCGACCTCTTCGTTCGTCAGCTGGGCGAGAACGGGTGGGCGACGGCTGCCGAGCTTTCAGCTATGGATGAACGCATCATTGGTGAGATCGACGCTGCCGTAGCCCTGTGCGAGGATGAGCCGTTCCCTGCGCCGGAGTCGGCGCTGGGAGGCGTGATGGCGTCGCCCGACAGCGCCGAGCTCGAGTGGTACCGGAGGCTGTGA
- a CDS encoding Gfo/Idh/MocA family oxidoreductase encodes MARAASSGKRIRYAVVGLGHISQVALLPAMGKAKANSELAALVSGDRTKLRRLGRKYRVKTLIDYKGYDALMASGDIDAVYIGLPNHLHRDFVVRAAQAGVHVLCEKPLGLDARECRDMIRACERSKVRLMVAYRLHFAPSNLRAIEIIRAGALGEIRIFDSVFSMQVGAGNIRLGPIRKGGGTVYDIGIYCINAARYLFRAEPEEVVAFRGNNGQKRFRKADEMTGGMLRFPGDGIATFVSSFGAADVSRYEVVGSKGKLVLEEAYGYSKPSRLTVTTERGTRIHEFEASDQFAPELLHFSECILNGRIPGPAGEEGLADARIIDAIHRSAESGRPVQLAPFRRTRRPTAGQMRRKPRSPKPPTVRADSPRR; translated from the coding sequence ATGGCGCGAGCAGCGAGCAGTGGCAAACGCATTCGATACGCTGTCGTTGGCCTTGGGCATATCTCTCAGGTCGCGCTGCTGCCTGCGATGGGCAAGGCCAAAGCCAACAGTGAGCTTGCTGCGCTGGTGTCGGGAGACAGGACCAAGTTGCGCCGGCTGGGACGCAAGTATCGCGTCAAGACACTGATCGACTACAAGGGATATGATGCGTTGATGGCCAGCGGCGATATCGACGCCGTGTACATCGGCCTTCCCAACCACCTGCATCGGGACTTCGTAGTTCGCGCGGCCCAGGCCGGGGTTCATGTGCTATGCGAAAAGCCCCTCGGTCTCGATGCGCGCGAATGCCGCGACATGATTCGCGCGTGTGAGCGCAGCAAGGTGCGATTGATGGTGGCGTACCGCCTGCATTTCGCGCCGTCCAACCTGCGTGCCATCGAGATCATCCGAGCCGGGGCGCTTGGCGAGATTCGGATCTTCGACTCGGTCTTCTCGATGCAGGTCGGGGCCGGGAATATCCGCCTTGGCCCGATTCGGAAGGGCGGGGGCACGGTCTACGACATCGGGATTTATTGTATCAACGCCGCGCGCTACCTCTTTCGAGCCGAGCCCGAAGAGGTTGTCGCGTTTCGGGGGAACAACGGGCAGAAGCGGTTTCGCAAGGCTGACGAAATGACTGGTGGAATGCTGCGCTTCCCCGGTGACGGCATCGCGACCTTTGTGAGCAGCTTCGGCGCAGCGGATGTCTCGCGCTACGAGGTGGTTGGCAGCAAGGGCAAGCTCGTGCTCGAGGAGGCCTATGGTTACTCGAAGCCGTCACGGCTTACGGTGACGACCGAGCGCGGGACCCGGATTCACGAGTTCGAGGCCAGCGATCAGTTCGCGCCGGAATTGCTCCATTTCTCCGAGTGCATCCTGAACGGCCGGATTCCGGGCCCGGCTGGCGAGGAAGGGTTGGCCGATGCCCGAATCATCGACGCCATCCATCGATCGGCGGAGTCCGGGCGGCCTGTTCAGCTGGCCCCGTTCCGGCGAACCCGGCGGCCGACTGCGGGCCAGATGCGACGTAAACCGCGCTCACCGAAACCACCGACCGTTCGAGCCGATTCTCCCCGCCGTTGA
- a CDS encoding inositol-3-phosphate synthase, giving the protein MNVPQGTPRPIQPATGKLGVLCVGLGAVASTFIAGVENVRRGRAQATGSLTQLATIRLGKRTDKRAPLIKDFVPLAKLDDIVFGAWDPVPDDCYQSALHCGVLDKHEHVEPIADFLKTVKPMPAAFDQHYVKRLQGTNVKKGTKRQMADELRKDIRDFKAKNGCDRLVMVWCASTEIFITPGPAHQTLEAFEKAIDANDPSIAPSMLYAYASIMEGVPFANGAPNLSCDFPALEGLALEKKVAIGGKDFKTGQTMLKTVLAPMFKARMLGVSGWYSTNILGNRDGEVLDDPESFKTKEESKLGVLEHVLQPEVYPELYAKLYHKVRINYYPPRGDNKEGWDNIDIFGWLGYPMQIKVDFLCRDSILAAPLVLDLALFFDLAQRAGMAGVQEWLSFYFKSPQVAPGLYPEHDLFIQQTKLKNTLRYLMGEAAITHLGVEYYDYGKE; this is encoded by the coding sequence TTGAACGTGCCTCAAGGAACTCCTCGCCCCATTCAGCCCGCGACCGGCAAGCTCGGAGTGCTCTGCGTCGGGCTCGGCGCCGTGGCGTCGACTTTCATCGCGGGTGTCGAGAACGTCCGCCGCGGTCGTGCGCAGGCAACCGGCTCGCTGACGCAGCTGGCGACGATCCGCCTTGGCAAGCGCACTGACAAGCGGGCACCGCTGATCAAAGATTTCGTGCCGCTCGCGAAGCTGGATGACATCGTCTTTGGCGCCTGGGATCCGGTGCCGGATGACTGCTACCAGTCGGCGCTGCATTGCGGCGTGCTCGACAAGCACGAGCATGTTGAGCCGATTGCCGATTTCCTCAAGACCGTCAAGCCGATGCCGGCCGCCTTCGACCAGCACTACGTCAAGCGGCTCCAGGGTACCAACGTCAAGAAGGGCACCAAGCGGCAGATGGCTGATGAGCTCCGGAAGGACATCCGGGACTTCAAGGCCAAGAACGGCTGCGACCGGCTCGTGATGGTCTGGTGTGCCTCGACCGAGATTTTCATCACGCCGGGACCTGCGCACCAGACCCTGGAAGCGTTCGAGAAGGCCATCGACGCCAACGATCCGTCGATTGCGCCGTCGATGCTCTACGCCTACGCCTCGATCATGGAAGGGGTGCCGTTTGCCAACGGCGCGCCGAACCTGAGCTGTGACTTCCCGGCGCTCGAGGGGCTGGCGCTGGAGAAGAAGGTGGCCATCGGCGGCAAGGACTTCAAGACCGGCCAGACGATGCTCAAGACCGTGCTGGCGCCGATGTTCAAGGCCCGCATGCTCGGTGTGTCGGGCTGGTACTCGACCAACATCCTGGGCAACCGGGACGGCGAGGTGCTCGACGATCCTGAGAGCTTCAAGACCAAGGAAGAGTCGAAGCTGGGCGTGCTCGAGCACGTGCTGCAGCCCGAGGTATACCCCGAGCTGTACGCCAAGCTCTACCACAAGGTGCGGATCAACTACTATCCGCCGCGTGGCGACAACAAGGAGGGCTGGGACAACATCGACATCTTCGGGTGGCTGGGCTATCCGATGCAGATCAAGGTCGATTTCCTCTGCCGCGACTCGATCCTGGCCGCGCCGCTGGTGCTCGACCTGGCACTGTTCTTTGACCTGGCGCAGCGTGCTGGTATGGCCGGGGTGCAGGAGTGGCTCTCGTTCTACTTCAAGAGCCCGCAGGTGGCGCCGGGACTGTACCCCGAGCACGACTTGTTCATTCAGCAGACCAAGCTCAAGAACACGCTCCGTTATCTTATGGGCGAGGCCGCGATTACCCATCTCGGCGTGGAGTACTACGACTACGGCAAGGAGTGA
- a CDS encoding CDP-alcohol phosphatidyltransferase family protein codes for MKLVIKPLERAYFAVTDPIVGWLLKLRVRPNTLTTIGALVVVLSGVAFAFGWIRTGGAVLLLSGVVDTFDGAVARRSGQVSKFGAFYDSTLDRVGDGATFMGIAVYLLQAPGVTGRVEWTVVCMVAIVSSLIVSYARARAEGLGIDCKVGIVQRAERLLAVGVPTLFLGAGSNAIVLKVIVAVLALASTITVVQRFVYMYQVTEGQSDGDTPSAS; via the coding sequence GTGAAACTGGTCATCAAGCCGCTCGAGCGGGCCTACTTCGCGGTCACCGACCCGATCGTGGGATGGCTCCTCAAGCTCCGGGTTCGCCCGAACACGCTCACCACGATCGGCGCGCTCGTCGTGGTGCTGTCCGGGGTGGCGTTTGCGTTTGGCTGGATCCGGACCGGCGGGGCGGTGCTACTGCTATCCGGGGTTGTCGACACCTTCGATGGCGCGGTGGCCCGGCGGAGCGGTCAGGTCTCCAAGTTCGGGGCCTTCTATGACTCGACGCTGGATCGGGTCGGCGACGGTGCCACATTCATGGGGATTGCCGTGTACCTGCTGCAGGCGCCGGGGGTGACCGGGCGGGTCGAGTGGACGGTGGTCTGTATGGTCGCGATCGTGAGTTCGCTGATCGTGTCATACGCCCGGGCTCGCGCCGAGGGACTGGGCATCGACTGCAAGGTGGGCATCGTGCAGCGAGCCGAGCGGCTGCTGGCGGTCGGGGTGCCGACGCTGTTCCTCGGCGCAGGGTCGAACGCCATCGTCCTCAAAGTCATCGTCGCCGTGCTGGCGCTGGCGTCGACGATCACGGTGGTCCAGCGTTTCGTGTACATGTATCAGGTAACCGAAGGCCAATCTGACGGCGACACGCCGTCCGCATCCTAG
- a CDS encoding MATE family efflux transporter, producing the protein MTSDATGLDPDRTGPPGPTAQATLPAEPASQARPSARYDRSIVAGPLVPAVWKLAWPTMLTNMVGGLQGIVDHVMVGHMIGYAANAAIGVSWQILIVVIVFISSLYTGASVLVARFAGAGDESRVDRVVYQAFLTTVVLTFGILGPLGYVLAPWLLDLVNATPAVAAEALPFLRIMFAFSGGMLLFFMLSGVLRSAGDARTPMVLGVIMTVLNLIFNVVLIRGLGPIPAFGTAGAAIGTVLAAWLVSGYGLWKLWAGHWVVRFPRGQGYGPDWSIIRSLFRFGLPAGVQGIAMNVGGVLMLAFIGSLAQSAAAQAAFAIGYSQLFSLITWTAVGLMGAAATVAGQNLGAGQADRADQAVRVAARYGLSGAAAIGFFFLVFPRQLLAIFGMTEPAVVEIGVELLRVLSVSGLFIAAALTYTGGLQGTGDTKSPLYISIASQVIIPLGICFTVQRLGTLDPIDIWLAILAGHIARCGLSILRFNQGRWRTIEVDIDRAAARAKAR; encoded by the coding sequence ATGACCAGCGACGCGACCGGCCTCGATCCCGACCGAACCGGGCCCCCCGGCCCGACCGCACAGGCAACCCTCCCGGCAGAGCCCGCATCGCAAGCCAGGCCGAGCGCCCGATACGATCGGTCGATCGTCGCTGGCCCGCTGGTGCCCGCCGTCTGGAAGCTGGCCTGGCCGACCATGCTCACCAACATGGTAGGCGGACTGCAAGGCATCGTCGACCATGTGATGGTCGGCCACATGATCGGCTACGCGGCTAACGCGGCGATCGGCGTCTCCTGGCAGATCCTTATCGTCGTCATCGTCTTCATCTCTTCGCTCTATACTGGTGCGAGCGTCCTGGTGGCCCGTTTCGCGGGCGCCGGAGACGAATCACGGGTAGACCGAGTCGTCTACCAGGCGTTTCTGACCACCGTGGTGCTGACGTTTGGCATTCTCGGTCCTCTCGGGTATGTGCTGGCCCCCTGGCTCCTGGACCTCGTCAACGCCACGCCGGCGGTTGCCGCAGAAGCCCTCCCCTTTCTGCGCATCATGTTCGCGTTCAGCGGTGGGATGCTGCTCTTCTTCATGCTGAGCGGCGTGCTGCGGTCCGCCGGCGACGCCCGGACACCGATGGTCCTCGGCGTCATCATGACCGTCCTGAATCTGATCTTCAACGTGGTCCTGATCCGCGGCCTCGGACCGATTCCGGCGTTCGGCACGGCCGGCGCGGCAATCGGCACCGTGCTCGCTGCCTGGCTGGTCAGCGGGTATGGGCTGTGGAAGCTCTGGGCCGGACACTGGGTGGTTCGCTTCCCGCGCGGCCAGGGTTACGGACCGGATTGGAGCATCATCCGCTCGCTCTTCCGGTTCGGGTTGCCGGCGGGTGTGCAGGGCATTGCGATGAACGTCGGCGGCGTCCTGATGCTGGCGTTCATCGGGTCGCTGGCTCAGAGCGCCGCCGCGCAAGCAGCCTTCGCGATCGGGTATTCGCAACTCTTTTCGCTGATCACCTGGACCGCTGTTGGCCTGATGGGGGCGGCCGCCACAGTAGCTGGGCAAAATCTCGGCGCCGGCCAAGCCGACCGAGCGGATCAAGCCGTTCGCGTCGCGGCCCGCTACGGGCTGTCGGGTGCGGCCGCCATCGGCTTCTTCTTCCTGGTCTTTCCGAGACAACTCCTCGCGATCTTCGGAATGACAGAACCCGCCGTGGTGGAAATCGGTGTCGAGTTGCTGCGGGTCCTGAGTGTTTCCGGCCTGTTCATCGCCGCGGCCCTGACCTATACCGGCGGCCTCCAGGGCACGGGCGACACCAAGAGCCCCCTCTATATCTCGATCGCGTCCCAGGTCATCATCCCGCTCGGAATTTGCTTTACCGTCCAGCGACTGGGCACGCTCGACCCGATCGATATCTGGCTTGCGATCCTGGCCGGCCACATCGCCAGGTGCGGACTCAGCATCCTCCGGTTCAACCAGGGGCGCTGGCGCACGATCGAAGTCGACATTGATCGCGCGGCCGCACGCGCAAAGGCCCGCTGA